In the Flagellimonas sp. HMM57 genome, one interval contains:
- a CDS encoding AI-2E family transporter, with product MTSKTVANGILRAVAIIVGVVLLGYFLFKVQSVLAYLAIAAVIALLGRPIVLFLRRKLKFPNTLAVIVTMVLMLGLFLGILSLFIPLISEQSKNLSLLDIEDLKVNINTLYQQILEYFGTTTAGVNTLIEDSKLEKNVLEGLDLGFIPNFLNSFVNVLSDFSVGLFSVLFISFFFLKDSKLFQNGMLTFFPENKESNLVKSVDKINGLLSRYFAGILLQLFILFVIYTIALLIAGVENAIVIAFLCSLFNIIPYVGPIAGGAVMIILTMTSFLGSDFSTVILPKALYVFVGLVIGQLVDNFFSQPFIFSTSVKSHPLEIFLVIIIAGLLFGVVGMVVAVPGYTAIKVILKEFLAENTVVKKLTKNL from the coding sequence ATGACTTCCAAAACTGTAGCTAACGGAATTCTAAGAGCAGTAGCCATTATTGTTGGCGTGGTTCTTTTGGGCTATTTTCTTTTTAAAGTTCAATCTGTTCTCGCCTATTTGGCCATTGCAGCGGTAATCGCTTTATTAGGGCGACCGATTGTTCTTTTTTTAAGGAGAAAATTAAAATTCCCGAACACCCTTGCGGTAATCGTGACCATGGTCTTGATGCTAGGGCTTTTTCTAGGCATCTTATCGCTGTTCATCCCATTGATTTCCGAACAAAGCAAAAATCTTTCGCTGCTGGATATTGAAGACCTGAAGGTCAATATAAATACATTATATCAACAAATTTTAGAATATTTTGGTACAACTACCGCGGGTGTAAATACACTCATTGAAGATTCGAAATTGGAAAAAAATGTGTTGGAAGGATTGGATTTAGGTTTTATTCCCAACTTCTTGAACTCCTTTGTAAATGTATTAAGCGATTTTAGTGTTGGCCTTTTTTCCGTTCTTTTTATTTCTTTCTTTTTTCTAAAGGACAGTAAACTTTTTCAAAACGGCATGTTGACCTTTTTTCCAGAAAATAAAGAAAGTAATTTAGTGAAATCAGTTGATAAAATAAATGGATTACTGTCCAGATATTTTGCCGGTATTTTGCTTCAGCTCTTTATACTTTTTGTTATTTATACCATTGCTTTGCTCATTGCAGGTGTAGAAAATGCCATCGTAATTGCGTTCTTATGTTCCTTGTTCAACATCATCCCATATGTGGGACCGATTGCAGGCGGGGCAGTAATGATTATTTTGACCATGACGAGCTTTTTAGGGTCTGATTTTAGCACCGTAATCTTGCCCAAAGCGCTCTACGTTTTTGTTGGTTTGGTCATTGGACAATTGGTCGATAATTTCTTTTCCCAGCCCTTTATTTTTTCGACCAGTGTTAAATCGCATCCGCTAGAAATCTTTCTGGTTATTATTATAGCAGGATTACTTTTTGGTGTGGTAGGTATGGTAGTAGCTGTACCTGGATATACCGCTATTAAAGTGATTTTAAAGGAGTTTTTAGCTGAAAATACAGTAGTAAAAAAGCTAACAAAAAACTTGTAG
- a CDS encoding class I SAM-dependent methyltransferase translates to MNKILLNTGVQNFIKNNWNTDIVSVLLQKPIFKGISQKELAEQLESKKKCKGKLPTWFDTNTIYFPNKRNIEQTSSELTAHYKSNLITGKTLLDVTGGFGVDSYFFSKKIDSVLHCEINKELSEIAAHNFRMLGQNNVQCIAVNGIDYLEKNEQRFDWLYIDPSRRDDTLGKVFKLKDCLPNLPLHLKLFFDRTRQILVKTSPLLDISQSLKELEFVKEIHVVAIDNDVKELLYILEYGFEEEITIKTINLTQDREAIFSFKLNEEQNIISEYGDPQHYLYESNSAILKSGGFKSVGKRFGLKKLHQHSHLYTSQKLVDFPGRRFEIVKVLPYSKKSIKELSLNNANITIRNFPISVAEIRKKHKIKDGGDAYLFFTTAMDGKRIIINCKRA, encoded by the coding sequence TTGAATAAAATACTATTAAATACTGGTGTACAGAATTTTATAAAAAATAATTGGAATACTGACATCGTGTCAGTTTTATTGCAAAAGCCTATTTTTAAAGGAATCTCCCAAAAAGAACTTGCAGAACAGTTGGAATCCAAAAAAAAGTGCAAGGGTAAACTGCCGACCTGGTTTGATACCAATACTATTTACTTCCCAAACAAACGCAACATTGAACAAACCAGTTCTGAGTTGACCGCTCATTACAAGTCAAACCTCATCACTGGAAAAACGCTTCTAGATGTGACCGGTGGGTTTGGGGTGGACTCCTATTTTTTTTCAAAAAAAATTGATTCTGTTTTGCATTGCGAAATTAACAAAGAACTAAGTGAAATAGCTGCTCATAATTTTCGAATGCTAGGTCAAAATAATGTCCAATGCATTGCTGTAAATGGAATTGATTATCTAGAAAAAAATGAACAAAGATTTGATTGGCTTTACATTGATCCATCTCGTAGAGATGATACATTGGGAAAAGTATTTAAGTTGAAAGATTGCTTGCCCAACCTTCCCCTTCATCTAAAGTTATTTTTTGATAGGACTCGACAAATATTGGTCAAGACCTCTCCCCTTTTGGATATTTCACAAAGCTTGAAAGAGCTGGAATTTGTAAAGGAGATTCACGTTGTAGCTATAGACAATGATGTAAAAGAACTTCTTTACATTTTGGAATATGGTTTTGAGGAAGAAATTACAATCAAAACGATAAACCTGACCCAAGACAGAGAAGCCATCTTTAGCTTTAAACTCAATGAAGAGCAAAATATCATTTCAGAATATGGAGATCCACAACACTATCTGTACGAATCCAATTCCGCTATTTTAAAATCTGGGGGCTTTAAATCGGTCGGCAAAAGGTTTGGACTGAAAAAACTGCATCAACATTCTCATTTGTATACTTCTCAGAAACTAGTCGATTTTCCAGGGAGAAGATTCGAAATCGTAAAGGTGCTGCCCTATTCAAAAAAATCAATCAAGGAACTTAGCTTGAACAACGCCAATATTACCATTAGAAATTTCCCAATATCAGTAGCGGAAATACGAAAAAAGCACAAAATAAAAGATGGTGGGGATGCATACTTATTTTTTACCACTGCGATGGATGGAAAACGCATCATCATAAACTGTAAAAGGGCCTAA
- a CDS encoding M15 family metallopeptidase, translated as MYKYFFLFLIVYCFSCKQKNNNEPVSLVLPSTDSLSEVVTDSIVEEVQEQPLRSFEGLADTTFVRLADFSHDFAYDMRYATENNFLKAKVYECAECYTRVKTAKALIEASKSFMEKGVKIKFFDCYRPNSVQYKMWKIVPNPQYVANPVKGSIHNKGGAVDITLVNLEGKELDMGTDFDFFGKRAYHDNLDLPETVLNNRKLLKETMESHGFWSIRTEWWHYNLSAGSNDKIANFRWECED; from the coding sequence ATGTATAAGTATTTTTTTTTATTTCTTATTGTGTACTGTTTTTCGTGTAAACAGAAAAATAACAATGAGCCCGTGAGCTTAGTCTTGCCAAGTACAGATAGTTTATCAGAAGTAGTAACGGATTCAATAGTTGAGGAAGTTCAAGAACAACCATTAAGATCTTTCGAGGGATTGGCCGACACAACTTTTGTAAGACTGGCCGATTTTAGTCACGATTTTGCATATGATATGCGTTATGCAACAGAAAACAACTTTCTAAAGGCAAAAGTTTATGAATGTGCCGAATGTTACACGAGGGTAAAAACGGCTAAAGCCCTAATCGAAGCGAGTAAGAGCTTTATGGAAAAAGGAGTGAAAATCAAGTTTTTTGATTGTTATAGACCAAATTCCGTACAGTACAAAATGTGGAAGATTGTCCCAAATCCGCAATATGTGGCCAACCCTGTAAAAGGATCCATACATAATAAAGGAGGTGCCGTGGATATTACCTTGGTGAATTTGGAAGGTAAGGAGTTGGATATGGGCACAGACTTTGATTTCTTTGGAAAAAGGGCGTATCACGACAATCTAGATTTACCCGAAACAGTTTTAAACAATAGAAAACTATTAAAGGAAACTATGGAATCCCATGGTTTTTGGTCCATTAGAACCGAATGGTGGCACTACAATCTATCAGCGGGTTCCAATGATAAAATAGCTAATTTTAGATGGGAATGCGAGGATTAG
- a CDS encoding prolyl oligopeptidase family serine peptidase has product MKIPHLLRKAFFLCALFLMQGCTAQSQLVNDELETVTTENLKYYLYYPEGYETDNEEGFGLLLFLHGGGESGGELEEIKKNGPPKLLVEGKQFPFLILAPQNPYRRKWWNTEAIIKLLDSVVETNNVDKKRIYLTGLSRGGGAAWELATQYPKKFAAMAVVCGMAPLPYAHWINKKMPIWVFHGDKDEVIPVEESDKMVAKLKEMNYDVRYTRYKDVGHNSWSRAYTTQALYDWMAQQKLK; this is encoded by the coding sequence ATGAAAATACCCCATCTACTACGTAAAGCGTTCTTTTTATGCGCTCTTTTTTTGATGCAAGGTTGCACCGCACAATCACAACTTGTAAATGACGAATTAGAGACCGTTACCACGGAAAACCTTAAATATTACCTATATTATCCAGAAGGGTATGAAACTGATAATGAGGAAGGTTTTGGCTTGTTACTTTTTTTGCACGGAGGGGGAGAATCTGGAGGAGAACTGGAAGAAATTAAAAAGAATGGTCCCCCAAAATTATTGGTTGAAGGAAAACAGTTTCCTTTTTTAATATTGGCGCCCCAAAATCCATATAGGCGAAAATGGTGGAACACCGAAGCTATTATTAAACTCTTGGATTCTGTAGTCGAAACCAATAATGTGGATAAAAAACGAATTTATTTAACAGGCTTGAGCAGAGGTGGAGGTGCAGCGTGGGAGTTGGCAACGCAATATCCCAAAAAATTTGCTGCGATGGCCGTTGTGTGCGGTATGGCACCTTTACCCTATGCACATTGGATCAATAAAAAAATGCCCATTTGGGTGTTTCACGGGGATAAAGACGAAGTAATCCCCGTTGAGGAGTCGGACAAAATGGTCGCAAAGCTCAAGGAAATGAACTATGATGTTCGTTATACACGATACAAAGATGTGGGCCACAACTCTTGGAGTAGGGCATATACCACCCAAGCCTTATACGATTGGATGGCGCAACAAAAACTAAAATGA
- a CDS encoding 5'(3')-deoxyribonucleotidase produces the protein MTIFVDMDEVLADTYGAHIELYNKEFNGNLKVEECMGKEVWQCVPEAHQKSVRNHARRDGFFTNLKVIPDSQKVMEALSKEHEVYIASAAMQFPNSLKEKSDWLDEFFPFISWQKRILCGDKHILKGDVLIDDRSYNLESFMGKSIIFTSPHNINTQGFDRADTWKAIADKLL, from the coding sequence ATGACAATATTTGTAGATATGGATGAAGTGTTGGCGGACACTTACGGCGCACACATAGAATTATATAATAAAGAGTTTAACGGGAATTTGAAAGTTGAGGAATGTATGGGTAAGGAAGTATGGCAATGCGTGCCCGAAGCCCATCAAAAGAGTGTAAGGAATCATGCTCGTCGAGATGGTTTTTTTACCAATTTAAAAGTAATTCCAGACAGTCAAAAAGTTATGGAGGCGCTGAGTAAGGAACATGAGGTTTATATAGCTTCAGCAGCTATGCAATTTCCAAATTCCCTCAAAGAAAAATCAGATTGGTTAGATGAGTTTTTTCCCTTTATTTCTTGGCAAAAACGTATTCTTTGTGGTGATAAGCATATTTTAAAAGGAGATGTCCTTATCGATGACCGTAGTTATAACCTGGAAAGTTTTATGGGAAAATCTATTATTTTCACATCGCCCCACAATATAAATACCCAAGGTTTTGACCGTGCTGATACATGGAAGGCCATCGCGGACAAACTTTTGTAA
- a CDS encoding sodium:alanine symporter family protein yields MSLKHKRLLTFVTLFVIPLITKAASKGLDQRVNDAFMPFAIWWENLVFTELNLFGLSIPLVLILLLSGATFFTIYFGFINIRHFPTAIKVVRGKYDEFEHMVSNSTITAGNTSEAIQDDEHHGEVNHFQALATAVSGTVGLGNIAMVAVAISIGGPGATFWMVIAGLLGMSSKFVECTLGVKYRDIDKQGNVYGGPMYYLSRGLKEKGFKNLGRLLGAIFAVMCIGASFGGGNAFQTNQAAAQIVSRFGLQGPSSGSIVGIIFAVMVGIVIIGGIKRISKVTEKIVPLMAFLYVAAALFIIFSNIDYVGAAFQLIFDEAFTPRATISGGFIGVMIQGFRRAAFSNEAGAGSAAIAHSAVNTKFAASEGLVGLLEPFIDTVIICTITAIVIIMFNMDGAFAYGDVVNGEALMANGERIGGVNLTSMAFESAIPGSSYILVLAVVLFAFSTILSWSYYGLQAWKYLFGRGLWIDLSYKIIFLIFTILGAAVTMDAVIKFSDAMILALVFPNIIGLFFLFPKVKIELVKYLKIIKEKKQHKAI; encoded by the coding sequence ATGAGTTTGAAGCACAAGCGATTGCTAACCTTTGTAACACTTTTTGTAATTCCTTTAATTACCAAAGCAGCATCCAAAGGTTTGGACCAGCGTGTAAATGATGCGTTTATGCCATTTGCAATATGGTGGGAAAATCTTGTTTTTACAGAATTGAACCTTTTTGGATTGAGTATTCCATTGGTTCTTATATTGTTGCTATCTGGAGCTACTTTTTTTACCATTTATTTCGGATTCATCAACATAAGGCACTTTCCAACAGCAATCAAAGTAGTAAGGGGAAAGTATGATGAGTTTGAACATATGGTTTCGAATTCGACTATAACTGCTGGCAATACATCTGAAGCAATTCAAGACGACGAACATCATGGCGAGGTAAATCACTTTCAGGCATTGGCCACCGCGGTATCCGGTACTGTAGGATTGGGAAATATTGCAATGGTAGCGGTAGCCATTTCCATTGGAGGGCCGGGAGCTACATTCTGGATGGTGATTGCTGGACTTTTGGGCATGTCCTCAAAATTTGTTGAGTGTACATTGGGTGTAAAATATAGGGATATTGATAAACAGGGGAATGTGTACGGAGGCCCTATGTATTATCTGTCTAGAGGACTAAAAGAGAAAGGATTCAAAAATTTGGGGAGGTTGTTGGGAGCCATATTCGCCGTAATGTGCATTGGTGCTTCGTTTGGAGGAGGCAACGCATTCCAGACCAATCAGGCTGCTGCACAGATCGTGTCAAGATTTGGGTTGCAAGGTCCATCATCTGGGAGTATTGTAGGTATTATTTTTGCGGTAATGGTCGGGATTGTGATTATTGGAGGCATCAAGCGAATTTCCAAGGTTACCGAAAAGATTGTGCCGCTAATGGCGTTTCTATATGTTGCTGCAGCATTATTTATTATTTTTTCCAATATTGATTATGTCGGTGCTGCTTTTCAATTAATTTTTGATGAAGCTTTTACACCAAGAGCTACCATTTCTGGAGGATTTATAGGGGTGATGATACAAGGTTTTCGTAGAGCCGCTTTTTCTAATGAAGCTGGTGCAGGTTCAGCCGCAATCGCCCATTCAGCAGTAAATACAAAGTTTGCCGCATCTGAAGGGTTGGTTGGACTTTTAGAACCCTTCATAGATACCGTGATCATTTGTACCATAACGGCAATCGTGATTATTATGTTCAATATGGATGGGGCTTTTGCATATGGTGATGTAGTTAATGGAGAAGCCTTGATGGCAAATGGCGAAAGAATAGGAGGGGTTAACTTAACTTCTATGGCTTTTGAAAGTGCCATTCCGGGGTCTTCCTATATTTTGGTTTTGGCAGTGGTACTTTTTGCCTTTTCCACAATTTTATCATGGTCCTACTATGGACTTCAGGCATGGAAATATCTATTTGGTAGAGGCTTGTGGATTGATTTGAGCTACAAGATTATATTTTTGATTTTTACGATTCTTGGGGCTGCCGTTACCATGGATGCAGTAATCAAGTTTTCCGATGCCATGATTTTAGCTCTGGTTTTCCCCAATATTATTGGTCTGTTTTTTCTATTTCCAAAGGTTAAAATAGAACTGGTCAAATATTTGAAAATAATCAAGGAAAAAAAGCAACACAAAGCTATCTGA
- a CDS encoding TonB-dependent receptor domain-containing protein — protein sequence MRSKIFLFTIFLLLFSFTTINAQGDVRSGTVTDQSGLPLPGVSVVVDGTTNGTQTDFDGNYMISVETGQVLRFSYIGQKTVVRTVTGSSVINVQMEEDAQALEEVIVTGQGAGIQRRKLSTTVDVLTEDKIDQLPANQIDQLLQATAPSAQIRLSSGQPGTASIIRTRGPISAASSSTPVIIVDGVRVDNLNSNAQLGLDTGGANVSALADIPVESIERIEYIKGGAATTLYGADAANGIIQIITKKGKSGKGTAFFESRLGVIKGTEDFLKYKRTAEAIFQPGFSQEYRVGFSGGSENFTYNFGGSLYKDDGFNDLNEQVRRSFTFGLSAKVTDRLKYQGSFSYVSFDSNLDYNANTSFSRFSNFEGASRGLDLDELPEEEWIPLRDNARRLGELVDITARTSRFTASNKFTYDITNSLQANATVGIDFRTTVQEGLNSNEFLVELGDVNPGTTDQAEFTRALRDNFVVTGDMNFTHRANTENFSFVTVFGGQFFRTSDRQNRLDGEGGVDGTRKIDFFPTQASLDFVLENANYGLYFLENVGIYDVAYLEFGGRLDRSTASGSNTKPLLLPKVGFTYNFSDHDFYRESNISDWISNIKLRANYGESTNFAQPFEQDRTFELSSFLGTPAISFANPGNADLISETVQTTEFGLELGFFRNRLNFSGTRYVANTVDALFTPVAPPSQGSQNQIQNLGKVENKGWEFEMRAAILQSTKHQMNLSLSYNTNENNVVDTGGGAPFVVGGFNVLGSVVAEGESLGFLRGTAAVLQDDGTYAFETNSFLGKTFAPNFGSISFDYSFNNKLNVFITGDYQFGGKITDLSFLLRHIRGVDDTGIPQELIDSGTSPFNYVNFFVFDNDYLKIRNIGASYDFGDVLKPFSNVRFGVTVTNPFNFTAGNFDPEATGSGIGLQNGFSSGGFAYGTESAPRIYMSSLKFQF from the coding sequence ATGAGAAGTAAAATTTTTTTATTTACAATTTTCTTATTGTTGTTCTCCTTTACGACAATAAATGCGCAAGGAGATGTACGCTCCGGCACGGTGACAGATCAAAGTGGTTTGCCGCTTCCTGGGGTCTCAGTGGTTGTAGATGGTACTACCAATGGTACCCAAACCGATTTTGATGGAAACTATATGATTTCTGTTGAGACGGGTCAAGTATTACGTTTTAGTTACATCGGTCAAAAAACAGTCGTTAGAACAGTAACTGGTTCTAGCGTTATCAATGTGCAAATGGAAGAGGATGCGCAGGCTTTGGAAGAAGTTATCGTTACAGGTCAAGGTGCGGGAATCCAGAGAAGAAAGCTATCTACTACGGTCGATGTCCTTACCGAAGATAAGATAGATCAACTCCCTGCAAACCAAATAGACCAATTGCTTCAGGCTACAGCGCCCAGTGCACAGATTAGATTGAGCTCTGGACAGCCGGGAACAGCATCTATTATTAGGACAAGAGGACCAATTTCGGCCGCGTCTTCCTCTACACCGGTGATCATCGTGGACGGTGTCAGGGTCGATAATTTGAACTCCAATGCACAATTAGGCCTTGACACAGGTGGTGCGAACGTTTCTGCCTTAGCAGATATACCTGTTGAGTCCATTGAACGGATCGAGTACATTAAAGGTGGTGCGGCTACCACATTATATGGTGCTGATGCAGCAAATGGTATCATTCAGATTATCACAAAAAAGGGAAAATCTGGAAAAGGAACCGCCTTTTTTGAAAGTAGGCTTGGTGTTATCAAGGGCACAGAAGATTTTTTAAAGTATAAGCGGACCGCAGAAGCCATTTTTCAACCAGGCTTTTCTCAGGAGTATAGAGTGGGCTTTAGCGGTGGTTCCGAGAATTTTACCTATAACTTTGGTGGGAGTTTGTATAAAGATGACGGATTCAATGACTTGAACGAACAAGTCAGAAGGAGCTTTACCTTTGGATTGAGTGCCAAGGTAACGGACAGATTAAAATATCAGGGATCTTTTTCTTACGTAAGTTTTGATTCTAATCTGGATTACAATGCAAATACAAGCTTTTCACGGTTTTCTAATTTTGAAGGTGCAAGTAGGGGGCTCGATTTGGATGAACTCCCCGAAGAAGAATGGATACCTCTAAGGGACAATGCTCGTAGATTAGGGGAACTGGTCGATATAACTGCCAGAACCAGTCGTTTTACAGCATCGAACAAGTTTACGTATGACATAACAAACTCACTACAGGCTAATGCAACTGTAGGTATTGATTTTAGAACTACCGTACAAGAGGGTTTGAACAGTAATGAGTTTTTGGTTGAACTTGGTGATGTGAACCCAGGGACTACTGATCAGGCTGAGTTCACTCGTGCGTTACGTGATAATTTTGTGGTTACTGGGGACATGAATTTTACGCACAGGGCTAATACCGAGAATTTTTCTTTTGTTACCGTCTTTGGTGGACAGTTTTTCAGAACTTCCGATAGGCAAAACCGTCTGGACGGAGAAGGTGGTGTTGACGGTACCAGAAAAATAGACTTCTTTCCAACACAAGCTAGTTTGGATTTTGTATTAGAGAATGCCAACTATGGCCTTTATTTCTTGGAAAATGTAGGGATATACGATGTAGCGTACTTGGAATTTGGTGGACGCTTGGACAGGAGCACCGCTTCCGGTAGCAACACCAAACCGCTTTTATTACCAAAAGTTGGGTTTACCTATAATTTCTCTGATCATGATTTCTATCGGGAAAGCAATATCAGCGATTGGATTTCCAATATTAAGCTAAGGGCCAATTATGGTGAATCCACAAACTTTGCCCAACCTTTTGAGCAAGATAGGACTTTTGAATTGAGTTCGTTTTTGGGTACCCCGGCAATTTCTTTTGCAAATCCAGGCAATGCGGATTTAATATCAGAAACGGTACAGACGACAGAGTTTGGGCTAGAACTTGGTTTCTTTAGAAATAGGTTGAATTTTAGTGGAACCAGGTATGTGGCCAATACCGTGGATGCATTATTTACACCGGTTGCCCCACCTTCCCAAGGGTCACAGAACCAAATCCAAAATCTAGGTAAAGTAGAGAACAAAGGTTGGGAGTTTGAGATGAGGGCCGCAATTCTACAATCGACCAAACACCAAATGAATCTATCTCTATCCTACAATACCAATGAGAACAATGTTGTTGATACTGGCGGTGGAGCACCTTTTGTTGTTGGAGGATTCAATGTGCTGGGCTCTGTTGTAGCCGAAGGTGAAAGTCTTGGGTTTCTTAGGGGAACTGCAGCTGTACTGCAGGATGATGGAACGTATGCTTTTGAGACCAACTCATTTTTAGGAAAGACTTTTGCTCCTAATTTTGGGTCTATAAGCTTTGATTATTCCTTTAATAACAAGTTGAATGTATTCATTACAGGCGACTATCAATTTGGTGGAAAGATTACAGATCTTAGTTTCTTGTTAAGACATATAAGAGGTGTTGATGATACCGGTATACCACAGGAATTGATAGATAGTGGGACCTCTCCATTCAATTACGTGAACTTCTTTGTTTTTGATAACGATTACCTAAAAATCAGGAACATTGGGGCATCCTATGATTTTGGTGACGTACTCAAGCCTTTCTCTAATGTAAGATTTGGAGTAACGGTTACCAATCCGTTCAATTTTACCGCTGGGAATTTTGATCCAGAGGCCACAGGTTCGGGAATTGGTCTTCAAAATGGTTTTTCCAGTGGAGGATTTGCTTACGGAACCGAGTCCGCCCCAAGGATTTATATGAGCTCTTTAAAGTTTCAGTTTTAA
- a CDS encoding AraC family transcriptional regulator has product MILILIRGNFFIKKKEKNPLSKNTNVTKPLSKTKYKNSGLTTDLANDFKVKLVELMKKNKLYQNPNLRLNDVALKLGISVHQTSQIINQRFGQDFNTFVNTYRVAEAIRLFRINENPSIGEVLFEVGFNNKATFNKAFKNYVNMTPTEFIEASNNKNKVHLFPSN; this is encoded by the coding sequence TTGATTCTAATTCTCATTAGAGGTAACTTTTTTATCAAGAAAAAAGAAAAGAACCCTTTATCAAAGAATACCAATGTTACCAAACCCTTATCAAAGACTAAATATAAGAATAGTGGTTTGACCACAGATTTGGCGAATGATTTTAAAGTTAAGCTTGTTGAGCTTATGAAGAAAAACAAGCTGTATCAAAACCCAAACTTGAGGTTGAATGATGTAGCCTTGAAATTAGGAATTTCAGTACATCAAACATCACAAATAATAAATCAAAGGTTTGGTCAAGATTTTAACACTTTTGTTAATACGTATAGAGTGGCGGAAGCAATAAGACTTTTCAGGATAAATGAAAACCCCAGTATTGGAGAAGTTTTGTTCGAGGTCGGATTTAATAATAAAGCCACTTTCAATAAGGCCTTCAAAAATTATGTCAATATGACCCCTACAGAATTTATTGAAGCGTCCAACAACAAAAATAAAGTACACCTCTTTCCCAGTAATTGA
- a CDS encoding AraC family transcriptional regulator, protein MSINYDDKFYNHYQQKEFELPPHYSKHENFLMRFKACFEHHEFVENATIVALFKEGSGVFQRNGQRLNVEKDSFFVLNPNEGWEFFNEENSYMDVLSFGITKDFSSSFSYYLKTKNESILDNPFDSIKDMNFFLEKPLFSDYYSSGKLLKHIYDLSNDYEFEFLCPEELTIEVLKSIYKEQLLGNKIVNNIKVKKASTKKETLKRLLIAYEFIHDNIQKHISIDQLSYISSLSKFHLYDSFKTAFGKTPHQYINRLKISKAKEALHKKDLSVTEISDFFGFSDLSVFSKVFKKAYGNPPSYYLEKN, encoded by the coding sequence ATGTCAATAAATTATGACGACAAATTTTACAATCACTATCAACAAAAAGAGTTTGAACTTCCTCCTCACTATTCTAAGCATGAAAACTTCTTGATGCGTTTTAAAGCTTGTTTTGAACATCATGAGTTTGTTGAGAACGCCACCATAGTTGCGCTTTTTAAAGAGGGAAGTGGGGTTTTCCAAAGGAATGGGCAACGTTTAAATGTTGAAAAGGATAGTTTTTTTGTTTTAAATCCAAACGAAGGTTGGGAGTTTTTTAATGAAGAGAACAGCTATATGGACGTTTTGAGTTTTGGTATTACTAAAGATTTTAGTTCAAGTTTCTCGTATTATTTAAAGACAAAGAATGAATCAATATTGGATAACCCATTTGATTCAATAAAGGATATGAACTTCTTTTTGGAAAAACCTTTGTTTTCGGATTACTATTCCTCGGGTAAGCTGCTCAAACATATATACGATTTGAGCAATGATTATGAATTTGAATTTTTATGCCCTGAAGAACTTACCATAGAGGTGTTGAAATCAATATATAAAGAGCAGTTGTTGGGAAATAAAATAGTGAATAACATTAAGGTCAAAAAAGCATCAACAAAGAAAGAAACATTAAAAAGGTTATTGATCGCTTATGAGTTTATTCATGACAATATTCAAAAACATATATCAATAGATCAATTATCATATATCTCTAGCTTGTCCAAATTCCATCTCTATGACTCTTTCAAAACAGCATTTGGAAAGACACCGCATCAATACATCAATAGGTTAAAAATTTCTAAAGCTAAAGAAGCACTTCACAAGAAAGATTTATCGGTTACCGAGATATCTGACTTTTTTGGATTTAGCGACCTTAGTGTATTTAGCAAAGTTTTTAAAAAAGCATATGGTAATCCACCTTCTTACTATTTGGAGAAAAATTAA